One Cervus elaphus chromosome 28, mCerEla1.1, whole genome shotgun sequence DNA segment encodes these proteins:
- the SMIM8 gene encoding small integral membrane protein 8 produces the protein MSSAPEPPAFKQEPPKKKDPGNAGLRGVRTTALFRAVNPELFIKPNKPVMAFGLITLSLCVAYIGYLHATQENKKDLYEAIDSEGHSYMRRKTSKWD, from the exons ATGTCTTCAGCACCCGAGCCTCCAGCCTTTAAACAGGAGCCGCCCAAGAAGAAAGACCCGGGAAACGCAGGGCTCAGAGGGGTCCGCACcacagccttatttcgagctgTGAATCCAGAGCTCTTCATTAAACCT aACAAACCTGTAATGGCTTTCGGATTGATAACCCTTTCGCTTTGCGTGGCTTATATCGGTTACCTACATGCGACGCAGGAGAATAAGAAGGACCTCTATGAAGCTATTGATAGTGAGGGACACAGTTATATGAGGCGGAAAACCTCTAAATGGGATTAA
- the C28H6orf163 gene encoding uncharacterized protein C6orf163 homolog isoform X1, whose protein sequence is MIRNPNYTNFVCCAVCNKIIPPAPFGETFKRIHEYKPFKTRFYTHKDILDIGKEILNKEEQFQEAALKERIAQVEADIWAQADKRQRQAVKKALEEANDMYKMQIQFLKEEHEKELKEMAARTEMQLHKNLEEELQREHLAAEQRMVHRIQRIMMECHREKVQAVQEAREQERLVAQEEIQAQRRKAVEELMSTGVTVVQDQKKSVNQLVREKQHEISLYYCMTQREKQEEVQKALQEAEKTHQARLGNVTGKLASTQGELLSIAKQLGIMTNWKDFLEEELQETRAAFQKYINYTFPKLSPGHADFILPERKKTPSNLIIPENQTTPD, encoded by the exons ATGATCAGGAATCCGAATTATACAAACTTTGTTTGCTGTGCTGTTTGTAATAAAATAATTCCACCAGCTCCTTTTGGGGAAACCTTTAAACGGATCCATGAATACAAGCCATTTAAGACACGCTTTTACACTCACAAAGATATACTGG ATATTGGGAAAGAGATTCTGAATAAGGAAGAGCAGTTTCAAGAGGCTGCCCTCAAAGAACGAATTGCACAGGTAGAAGCCGACATATGGGCTCAG GCCGATAAACGCCAAAGACAAGCAGTGAAGAAAGCCCTCGAAGAAGCAAATGACATGTACAAAATGCAAATCCAGTTTCTGAAAGAGGAACATGAGAAAGagttaaag GAAATGGCAGCTAGGACCGAGATGCAGCTGCATAAAAACCTGGAGGAAGAACTGCAGCGAGAACACTTGGCTGCCGAACAGCGCATGGTCCACAGGATCCAGAGGATCATGATGGAGTGCCACCGCGAGAAGGTCCAGGCCGTGCAGGAAGCCCGAGAGCAGGAGCGGCTGGTGGCCCAGGAAGAGATCCAGGCTCAGAGAAG GAAGGCCGTGGAGGAGCTTATGAGCACAGGTGTCACGGTTGTGCAGGATCAGAAGAAGAGTGTGAACCAGCTGGTGAGGGAGAAACAGCATGAAATCAGTCTCTACTATTGCATGACTCAGAGGGAGAAGCAAGAGGAGGTTCAGAAAGCGCTTcaagaagcagagaaaacacATCAGGCCAGACTCGGAAACGTGACGGGCAAGCTGGCGAGCACTCAGGGGGAGCTGCTGTCCATCGCGAAGCAGCTGGGAATTATGACGAACTggaaagacttcctggaggaagagttACAGGAAACCAGGGCAGCATTTCAAAAATACATCAATTACACGTTTCCAAAGCTCTCGCCGGGACATGCAGATTTTATTctgccagaaagaaagaaaacaccttCCAATCTTATTATTCCGGAGAACCAAACAACTCCTGATTAG
- the C28H6orf163 gene encoding uncharacterized protein C6orf163 homolog isoform X2, which produces MIRNPNYTNFVCCAVCNKIIPPAPFGETFKRIHEYKPFKTRFYTHKDILDIGKEILNKEEQFQEAALKERIAQVEADIWAQEMAARTEMQLHKNLEEELQREHLAAEQRMVHRIQRIMMECHREKVQAVQEAREQERLVAQEEIQAQRRKAVEELMSTGVTVVQDQKKSVNQLVREKQHEISLYYCMTQREKQEEVQKALQEAEKTHQARLGNVTGKLASTQGELLSIAKQLGIMTNWKDFLEEELQETRAAFQKYINYTFPKLSPGHADFILPERKKTPSNLIIPENQTTPD; this is translated from the exons ATGATCAGGAATCCGAATTATACAAACTTTGTTTGCTGTGCTGTTTGTAATAAAATAATTCCACCAGCTCCTTTTGGGGAAACCTTTAAACGGATCCATGAATACAAGCCATTTAAGACACGCTTTTACACTCACAAAGATATACTGG ATATTGGGAAAGAGATTCTGAATAAGGAAGAGCAGTTTCAAGAGGCTGCCCTCAAAGAACGAATTGCACAGGTAGAAGCCGACATATGGGCTCAG GAAATGGCAGCTAGGACCGAGATGCAGCTGCATAAAAACCTGGAGGAAGAACTGCAGCGAGAACACTTGGCTGCCGAACAGCGCATGGTCCACAGGATCCAGAGGATCATGATGGAGTGCCACCGCGAGAAGGTCCAGGCCGTGCAGGAAGCCCGAGAGCAGGAGCGGCTGGTGGCCCAGGAAGAGATCCAGGCTCAGAGAAG GAAGGCCGTGGAGGAGCTTATGAGCACAGGTGTCACGGTTGTGCAGGATCAGAAGAAGAGTGTGAACCAGCTGGTGAGGGAGAAACAGCATGAAATCAGTCTCTACTATTGCATGACTCAGAGGGAGAAGCAAGAGGAGGTTCAGAAAGCGCTTcaagaagcagagaaaacacATCAGGCCAGACTCGGAAACGTGACGGGCAAGCTGGCGAGCACTCAGGGGGAGCTGCTGTCCATCGCGAAGCAGCTGGGAATTATGACGAACTggaaagacttcctggaggaagagttACAGGAAACCAGGGCAGCATTTCAAAAATACATCAATTACACGTTTCCAAAGCTCTCGCCGGGACATGCAGATTTTATTctgccagaaagaaagaaaacaccttCCAATCTTATTATTCCGGAGAACCAAACAACTCCTGATTAG